A genomic region of Rhizobium sp. ARZ01 contains the following coding sequences:
- a CDS encoding bifunctional salicylyl-CoA 5-hydroxylase/oxidoreductase, whose protein sequence is MRIVCIGGGAAGLYFALLMKRQHPEHHITVVERNRPFDTFGWGVVFSDATMQSMRQWDPATAEAIEIAFNHWDDIELVFKGRKIRTTGHGFVGIGRKKMLNILQERCIELGVALVFEREVQGDEEFPDADLIISSDGINSRIRNKYADVFKPDLVVRPNRYIWLGTDKRFDAFTFDFQRTEHGWFQAHIYRFDDNTSTFIVETTEDIFRAHGIDEMDQEQSIAFCEKLFAGTLDGHKLMTNAGHLRGSAWLNFNRLICDKWSHFNGNSHVVLMGDSAHTAHFAIGSGTKLAIDDAIELTRQFDLIGHDKANIPAVLEAYEEVRRVDVARIQNAARNAMEWFEVVGTRYADTLEPEQFMYSMLTRSQRISHENLRLRDKDWLEGFERWFAERAGVEPAPNGAVPPPMFTPYTIRGLTLKNRIVMSPMAMYSATDGLPNDFHLVHIGSRAMGGAALVFPEMTCVSPDARITPGCLGLWNDEQATAFKRLVDFVHHQTPAKIGIQLGHAGRKGSTKVAWEGVDQPVTEGGWPLISASALPYLKNSDTPRAMTREDMDRVLADFVSATERARDLDFDILELHAAHGYLLSSFLSPLTNLRDDEYGGSHENRARYPLEVFRTIRAVWPQDRPISVRLSTHDWYEGGNTPEDAAIFAQMFKDTGADMIDCSSGQVVKEEKPVYGRLFQTPFSDKIRNEIQVPTIAVGAISEADHANSIIAAGRADLCAVARPHLADPSFVMHEAAKIGYAEQVWPKQYHSARAQYVNNLARAAVPAPTGKA, encoded by the coding sequence ATGCGGATCGTCTGTATCGGTGGCGGGGCAGCCGGCCTTTATTTTGCGCTACTCATGAAGCGCCAGCACCCTGAGCATCACATCACGGTTGTCGAGCGTAACCGCCCCTTCGACACGTTCGGCTGGGGCGTCGTCTTCTCGGATGCGACCATGCAATCAATGCGCCAGTGGGATCCGGCGACGGCCGAGGCGATCGAGATCGCCTTCAATCACTGGGACGACATCGAGCTGGTGTTCAAAGGCCGCAAGATCCGCACCACTGGCCACGGCTTCGTCGGCATCGGCCGCAAGAAGATGCTCAACATCCTGCAGGAGCGCTGCATCGAACTCGGCGTCGCGCTGGTGTTCGAGCGCGAGGTGCAGGGCGACGAGGAATTCCCCGACGCCGACCTGATCATCTCCTCCGACGGTATCAATTCGCGCATCCGCAACAAATACGCTGACGTCTTCAAGCCCGACTTGGTGGTGCGGCCCAACCGCTACATCTGGCTCGGCACCGACAAGCGCTTCGACGCGTTCACCTTCGATTTCCAGCGCACCGAGCACGGCTGGTTCCAGGCCCATATCTACCGTTTCGACGACAATACCTCGACCTTCATCGTCGAAACGACCGAAGACATATTCAGGGCGCACGGCATCGACGAGATGGATCAGGAGCAGTCCATCGCATTTTGCGAGAAGCTGTTTGCCGGAACGCTAGACGGCCACAAGCTGATGACCAATGCCGGCCACCTGCGCGGCTCGGCCTGGCTGAACTTTAACCGCCTGATCTGCGACAAGTGGAGCCACTTCAACGGCAACAGCCATGTCGTGCTGATGGGCGACAGTGCGCATACCGCCCATTTCGCCATCGGCTCGGGCACCAAGCTCGCCATCGACGACGCCATCGAGCTGACCCGCCAGTTCGACCTCATCGGCCACGACAAGGCCAACATCCCCGCCGTGCTCGAGGCCTATGAGGAAGTGCGCCGCGTCGATGTCGCCCGCATCCAGAACGCGGCGCGCAACGCCATGGAGTGGTTCGAGGTGGTCGGCACCCGCTATGCCGACACGCTGGAGCCGGAACAGTTCATGTATTCGATGCTAACCCGCTCGCAGCGCATCAGCCACGAGAACCTTCGCCTGCGCGACAAGGACTGGCTGGAAGGCTTCGAACGCTGGTTCGCCGAGCGCGCCGGCGTGGAGCCTGCGCCCAACGGCGCCGTGCCGCCACCGATGTTCACGCCCTATACCATTCGCGGGCTGACACTGAAAAACCGCATCGTGATGTCGCCGATGGCAATGTATTCGGCGACCGACGGCCTGCCGAACGATTTCCACCTCGTCCATATCGGCTCGCGCGCCATGGGCGGTGCAGCGCTGGTCTTCCCCGAGATGACCTGCGTGTCACCCGATGCGCGGATCACCCCCGGCTGCCTCGGCCTCTGGAACGACGAACAGGCCACCGCTTTCAAGCGCCTGGTCGATTTCGTCCACCACCAGACACCGGCCAAGATCGGCATCCAGCTCGGCCATGCCGGCCGCAAGGGCTCGACCAAGGTTGCCTGGGAAGGCGTCGACCAGCCGGTCACCGAAGGCGGTTGGCCGCTGATCTCGGCCTCGGCGCTGCCCTATCTCAAGAATTCCGACACTCCGCGCGCCATGACCCGCGAGGACATGGACCGCGTGCTCGCCGATTTCGTCAGCGCCACGGAGCGCGCCCGCGATCTCGACTTCGACATCCTCGAACTGCACGCCGCCCACGGCTATCTGCTTTCGTCCTTCCTATCGCCGCTGACCAATCTGCGCGACGACGAATATGGCGGCAGCCACGAGAACCGAGCCCGCTATCCACTCGAGGTGTTTCGCACCATCCGCGCCGTCTGGCCACAGGACCGGCCGATCTCGGTGCGCCTGTCGACGCATGACTGGTATGAGGGCGGCAATACGCCCGAGGATGCAGCGATTTTCGCCCAGATGTTCAAGGATACCGGCGCCGACATGATCGACTGCTCGTCGGGCCAGGTGGTAAAGGAGGAAAAGCCGGTCTACGGCCGCCTGTTCCAGACGCCCTTCTCCGACAAGATCCGCAACGAGATCCAGGTGCCGACGATTGCCGTGGGCGCGATCTCGGAGGCCGACCACGCCAACTCGATCATCGCCGCCGGGCGCGCCGATCTCTGCGCCGTCGCCCGTCCGCATCTGGCCGACCCGTCCTTCGTCATGCATGAGGCGGCAAAGATCGGTTATGCCGAACAAGTCTGGCCGAAGCAGTATCACTCGGCCAGGGCGCAATATGTGAACAACCTCGCCCGCGCTGCGGTACCTGCGCCCACCGGCAAGGCATGA
- a CDS encoding MarR family transcriptional regulator yields the protein MMGDDKYEIASDWVDGETKALEAPQDHRAELRLWLRLLTCSTLIESEVRRRLREEFDSTLPRFDLMAQLERAPDGMVLGEVSKRMMVSPGNITVLVGRLTESGHLNRSTLPTDRRVQIIALTPFGRAEFEKMAARHADWISELFAGFLPNDGGVLMDELAKLKRSIIATIAHGT from the coding sequence ATGATGGGTGACGACAAGTACGAGATTGCGTCGGACTGGGTGGATGGCGAAACCAAAGCCCTTGAGGCACCACAGGACCATCGTGCCGAGTTGCGCCTGTGGCTGCGGCTCCTGACCTGCTCGACGCTGATAGAGAGCGAGGTTCGGCGGCGACTCCGGGAAGAGTTCGATTCCACCCTCCCCCGATTTGATCTGATGGCGCAGCTTGAGCGCGCGCCGGACGGGATGGTGCTGGGCGAAGTCTCCAAACGCATGATGGTCTCCCCCGGCAACATCACGGTTCTTGTGGGACGGCTGACCGAGAGCGGACACCTCAATCGCTCGACCCTCCCGACCGACCGCCGCGTGCAGATCATCGCTCTTACCCCCTTCGGCCGCGCCGAATTCGAGAAGATGGCAGCACGTCATGCCGACTGGATTTCAGAACTTTTTGCCGGCTTTCTGCCGAACGACGGCGGCGTGCTAATGGATGAGCTTGCCAAGCTCAAGCGCTCCATCATCGCCACAATCGCGCATGGAACCTGA